In the genome of Corythoichthys intestinalis isolate RoL2023-P3 chromosome 19, ASM3026506v1, whole genome shotgun sequence, one region contains:
- the sgk1 gene encoding serine/threonine-protein kinase Sgk1 isoform X2 → MRASPFSCPPLQIPTFPWTSLNAANCQERRNVSAFEARKKRAEKKKKTQMKVSSWLRNAPQCAHLSEPTFTCNLGHWNVLMKDTTASVLTSFMKQRKMGLNDFIQRLATNAYACKHPEVQSILNLSPAQDAELMSSSPSPPPSPTQQINLGPSSNPSAKPNDFHFLKVIGKGSFGKVLLARHRSDDQFYAVKVLQKKAILKKKEEKHIMCERNVLLKNVKHPFLVGLHYSFQTADKLYFVLDYINGGELFYHLQRERCFLEPRARFYAAEIASALGYLHSLNIVYRDLKPENILLDSQGHVVLTDFGLCKENIEPNGTTSTFCGTPEYLAPEVLHKQPYDRTVDWWCLGAVLYEMLYGLPPFYSRNTAEMYDNILNKPLQLKPNISNAARHLLEGLLQKERTKRLGCADDFVEIRNHMFFSPINWDELNAKKITPPFNPNVTGPNDLRHFDPEFTDEPVPNSIGCSPDSALVTSSIKEAAEAFVGFSYAPSMDSYL, encoded by the exons ATGCGTGCGAGCCCTTTTTCGTGCCCGCCTCTCCAAATTCCGACTTTTCCGTGGACCTCCTTGAACGCAGCAAATTGTCAGGAAAGGCGGAACGTCTCCGCCTTCGAGGCTCGCAAGAAGCgagcagaaaaaaagaaaaagactcAGATGAAAGTCTCCTCCTGGTTGAGGAATGCGCCCCAGTGTGCTCACCTCTCGGAGCCCACCTTCACTTGCAACCTCGGACATTGGAACGTCCTTATGAAAGACACCACCGCGAGCGTTTTAACGT CTTTCATGAAACAGAGGAAGATGGGTTTGAACGATTTCATTCAGAGGCTCGCCACCAACGCGTACGCGTGCAAACA TCCGGAGGTGCAGTCCATTCTGAACCTGAGTCCTGCGCAGGATGCTGAATTGATGAGCAGTAGCCCCTCCCCTCCC CCGAGCCCGACGCAGCAGATCAACCTGGGCCCGTCGTCCAACCCTTCGGCCAAACCCAACGACTTCCACTTCCTCAAGGTGATCGGCAAGGGCAGCTTCGGCAAGGTACTGCTGGCCCGGCACCGCTCGGACGATCAGTTCTACGCCGTCAAGGTGTTGCAGAAGAAGGCCATCCTCAAGAAGAAGGAG GAGAAACACATCATGTGCGAGCGTAACGTTCTCCTGAAGAACGTCAAGCACCCCTTCCTGGTGGGTCTCCACTACTCCTTCCAGACGGCCGACAAGCTCTACTTTGTTCTGGACTACATCAACGGCGGCGAG CTCTTCTACCACCTCCAGCGGGAGCGCTGCTTCCTGGAGCCCCGGGCGCGCTTCTACGCCGCCGAGATCGCCAGCGCGCTGGGCTACCTGCACTCGCTCAACATCGTCTACCGCGACCTCAAGCCCGAGAACATCCTGCTGGACTCGCAGGGGCACGTGGTCCTCACCGACTTCGGCCTGTGCAAGGAGAACATCGAGCCCAACGGCACCACGTCCACTTTCTGCGGAACGCCGGAG TATTTGGCTCCTGAGGTTCTGCACAAGCAGCCGTACGATCGCACAGTGGACTGGTGGTGCTTGGGCGCCGTCCTCTATGAGATGCTTTACGGCCTG CCGCCCTTTTACAGCCGCAACACGGCCGAGATGTACGACAACATCCTGAACAAGCCTCTGCAGCTCAAGCCCAACATCTCCAACGCCGCCCGCCACCTGCTGGAGGGGCTCTTGCAGAAGGAGCGCACCAAGCGGCTGGGCTGCGCCGACGACTTT GTGGAAATCCGGAACCACATGTTCTTCTCGCCCATTAACTGGGACGAGCTCAACGCCAAGAAGATCACGCCGCCCTTCAACCCTAACGTG ACGGGCCCCAACGACCTGCGGCACTTTGACCCCGAATTCACCGACGAgcccgtccccaactccatcggCTGCTCGCCCGACAGCGCCCTGGTGACGTCCAGCATCAAAGAGGCGGCCGAGGCCTTCGTGGGCTTTTCCTACGCCCCCTCCATGGACTCCTACCTATAG
- the sgk1 gene encoding serine/threonine-protein kinase Sgk1 isoform X3, which produces MTIKTTSGEPEMTYSKSKGLGALVSAFMKQRKMGLNDFIQRLATNAYACKHPEVQSILNLSPAQDAELMSSSPSPPPSPTQQINLGPSSNPSAKPNDFHFLKVIGKGSFGKVLLARHRSDDQFYAVKVLQKKAILKKKEEKHIMCERNVLLKNVKHPFLVGLHYSFQTADKLYFVLDYINGGELFYHLQRERCFLEPRARFYAAEIASALGYLHSLNIVYRDLKPENILLDSQGHVVLTDFGLCKENIEPNGTTSTFCGTPEYLAPEVLHKQPYDRTVDWWCLGAVLYEMLYGLPPFYSRNTAEMYDNILNKPLQLKPNISNAARHLLEGLLQKERTKRLGCADDFVEIRNHMFFSPINWDELNAKKITPPFNPNVTGPNDLRHFDPEFTDEPVPNSIGCSPDSALVTSSIKEAAEAFVGFSYAPSMDSYL; this is translated from the exons ATGACGATTAAAACAACTTCAGGAGAGCCGGAGATGACTTATTCCAAGTCCAAAGGGCTCGGGGCCTTAGTTAGCG CTTTCATGAAACAGAGGAAGATGGGTTTGAACGATTTCATTCAGAGGCTCGCCACCAACGCGTACGCGTGCAAACA TCCGGAGGTGCAGTCCATTCTGAACCTGAGTCCTGCGCAGGATGCTGAATTGATGAGCAGTAGCCCCTCCCCTCCC CCGAGCCCGACGCAGCAGATCAACCTGGGCCCGTCGTCCAACCCTTCGGCCAAACCCAACGACTTCCACTTCCTCAAGGTGATCGGCAAGGGCAGCTTCGGCAAGGTACTGCTGGCCCGGCACCGCTCGGACGATCAGTTCTACGCCGTCAAGGTGTTGCAGAAGAAGGCCATCCTCAAGAAGAAGGAG GAGAAACACATCATGTGCGAGCGTAACGTTCTCCTGAAGAACGTCAAGCACCCCTTCCTGGTGGGTCTCCACTACTCCTTCCAGACGGCCGACAAGCTCTACTTTGTTCTGGACTACATCAACGGCGGCGAG CTCTTCTACCACCTCCAGCGGGAGCGCTGCTTCCTGGAGCCCCGGGCGCGCTTCTACGCCGCCGAGATCGCCAGCGCGCTGGGCTACCTGCACTCGCTCAACATCGTCTACCGCGACCTCAAGCCCGAGAACATCCTGCTGGACTCGCAGGGGCACGTGGTCCTCACCGACTTCGGCCTGTGCAAGGAGAACATCGAGCCCAACGGCACCACGTCCACTTTCTGCGGAACGCCGGAG TATTTGGCTCCTGAGGTTCTGCACAAGCAGCCGTACGATCGCACAGTGGACTGGTGGTGCTTGGGCGCCGTCCTCTATGAGATGCTTTACGGCCTG CCGCCCTTTTACAGCCGCAACACGGCCGAGATGTACGACAACATCCTGAACAAGCCTCTGCAGCTCAAGCCCAACATCTCCAACGCCGCCCGCCACCTGCTGGAGGGGCTCTTGCAGAAGGAGCGCACCAAGCGGCTGGGCTGCGCCGACGACTTT GTGGAAATCCGGAACCACATGTTCTTCTCGCCCATTAACTGGGACGAGCTCAACGCCAAGAAGATCACGCCGCCCTTCAACCCTAACGTG ACGGGCCCCAACGACCTGCGGCACTTTGACCCCGAATTCACCGACGAgcccgtccccaactccatcggCTGCTCGCCCGACAGCGCCCTGGTGACGTCCAGCATCAAAGAGGCGGCCGAGGCCTTCGTGGGCTTTTCCTACGCCCCCTCCATGGACTCCTACCTATAG
- the sgk1 gene encoding serine/threonine-protein kinase Sgk1 isoform X4 has protein sequence MDLYYHNESEVDGYCCPGDNAFMKQRKMGLNDFIQRLATNAYACKHPEVQSILNLSPAQDAELMSSSPSPPPSPTQQINLGPSSNPSAKPNDFHFLKVIGKGSFGKVLLARHRSDDQFYAVKVLQKKAILKKKEEKHIMCERNVLLKNVKHPFLVGLHYSFQTADKLYFVLDYINGGELFYHLQRERCFLEPRARFYAAEIASALGYLHSLNIVYRDLKPENILLDSQGHVVLTDFGLCKENIEPNGTTSTFCGTPEYLAPEVLHKQPYDRTVDWWCLGAVLYEMLYGLPPFYSRNTAEMYDNILNKPLQLKPNISNAARHLLEGLLQKERTKRLGCADDFVEIRNHMFFSPINWDELNAKKITPPFNPNVTGPNDLRHFDPEFTDEPVPNSIGCSPDSALVTSSIKEAAEAFVGFSYAPSMDSYL, from the exons CTTTCATGAAACAGAGGAAGATGGGTTTGAACGATTTCATTCAGAGGCTCGCCACCAACGCGTACGCGTGCAAACA TCCGGAGGTGCAGTCCATTCTGAACCTGAGTCCTGCGCAGGATGCTGAATTGATGAGCAGTAGCCCCTCCCCTCCC CCGAGCCCGACGCAGCAGATCAACCTGGGCCCGTCGTCCAACCCTTCGGCCAAACCCAACGACTTCCACTTCCTCAAGGTGATCGGCAAGGGCAGCTTCGGCAAGGTACTGCTGGCCCGGCACCGCTCGGACGATCAGTTCTACGCCGTCAAGGTGTTGCAGAAGAAGGCCATCCTCAAGAAGAAGGAG GAGAAACACATCATGTGCGAGCGTAACGTTCTCCTGAAGAACGTCAAGCACCCCTTCCTGGTGGGTCTCCACTACTCCTTCCAGACGGCCGACAAGCTCTACTTTGTTCTGGACTACATCAACGGCGGCGAG CTCTTCTACCACCTCCAGCGGGAGCGCTGCTTCCTGGAGCCCCGGGCGCGCTTCTACGCCGCCGAGATCGCCAGCGCGCTGGGCTACCTGCACTCGCTCAACATCGTCTACCGCGACCTCAAGCCCGAGAACATCCTGCTGGACTCGCAGGGGCACGTGGTCCTCACCGACTTCGGCCTGTGCAAGGAGAACATCGAGCCCAACGGCACCACGTCCACTTTCTGCGGAACGCCGGAG TATTTGGCTCCTGAGGTTCTGCACAAGCAGCCGTACGATCGCACAGTGGACTGGTGGTGCTTGGGCGCCGTCCTCTATGAGATGCTTTACGGCCTG CCGCCCTTTTACAGCCGCAACACGGCCGAGATGTACGACAACATCCTGAACAAGCCTCTGCAGCTCAAGCCCAACATCTCCAACGCCGCCCGCCACCTGCTGGAGGGGCTCTTGCAGAAGGAGCGCACCAAGCGGCTGGGCTGCGCCGACGACTTT GTGGAAATCCGGAACCACATGTTCTTCTCGCCCATTAACTGGGACGAGCTCAACGCCAAGAAGATCACGCCGCCCTTCAACCCTAACGTG ACGGGCCCCAACGACCTGCGGCACTTTGACCCCGAATTCACCGACGAgcccgtccccaactccatcggCTGCTCGCCCGACAGCGCCCTGGTGACGTCCAGCATCAAAGAGGCGGCCGAGGCCTTCGTGGGCTTTTCCTACGCCCCCTCCATGGACTCCTACCTATAG